One window of Aspergillus oryzae RIB40 DNA, chromosome 3 genomic DNA carries:
- a CDS encoding uncharacterized protein (predicted protein), with protein sequence MAPLAKTLALAGALFAALASAAPVQKRQDVVVNTRTTVEWTTVTVTTTITTDRPVQTQAQPTVSVPASSTPVVTPEPSQPAEVPGEFHESEAPEPQQSATIQPVWTPTPAESTTSATPTPEPTEQPEPTEQPEPTTTSNPPVVVPTSSSTTSAAPQPTASSPSGSSSGYTGTCSKDSPCKGQTTFYDTATSSLAPSSCGYTNDGSTEDVLALPVGMMKDSDCGRMVTMRYNGKVASGKVVDKCMGCDSTSIDVSRHMFGLVASEDAGRLFDVEWFIE encoded by the coding sequence ATGGCTCCTCTGGCTAAGACTCTCGCCCTCGCCGGCGCCCTTTTTGCCGCCCTCGCCTCGGCCGCTCCTGTGCAAAAGCGCCAGGATGTTGTCGTGAACACCCGCACTACCGTTGAATGGACTACCGTGACGGTCACCACGACCATCACCACCGACCGACCTGTCCAGACTCAAGCTCAGCCCACTGTCTCTGTTCCTGCGTCCTCCACTCCCGTCGTAACTCCTGAGCCTTCCCAGCCCGCTGAGGTTCCTGGCGAGTTTCACGAGAGTGAGGCCCCCGAGCCCCAGCAATCTGCAACCATCCAGCCGGTTTGGACTCCCACCCCGGCTGAGTCTACTACCTCTGCTACTCCCACTCCGGAGCCTACCGAACAGCCGGAACCTACCGAGCAGCCAGagcccaccaccaccagcaaccCTCCTGTCGTGGTCCCGACTTCGTCTAGCACTACCTCTGCTGCCCCTCAACCTACCGCCAGCAGCCCCAGCGGTAGCAGTAGCGGATACACCGGCACCTGCTCCAAAGACTCCCCGTGCAAGGGTCAGACCACCTTCTACGACACTGCCACTTCTTCCCTCGCCCCCAGCAGCTGTGGATACACCAACGATGGCAGCACCGAGGACGTCCTGGCCCTTCCCGTCGGCATGATGAAGGACAGCGACTGCGGCCGCATGGTGACCATGCGCTACAATGGCAAGGTCGCTTCCGGCAAGGTCGTTGACAAGTGCATGGGCTGCGACAGCACCTCCATTGACGTGTCGCGCCACATGTTCGGTTTGGTGGCTTCCGAAGATGCGGGCCGCCTCTTCGATGTTGAGTGGTTCATTGAGTAA
- a CDS encoding PPN1 endopolyphosphatase family protein (acid sphingomyelinase and PHM5 phosphate metabolism protein), with product MRPAFFLAALASLASTHANPEADLAGSIWDDFKGAVTCAGCEIEDDDVCEGAIKEEGAAVYYALKNLKVGSHTSKTFCSSIAGLCDYPDVRPYNLTFPVAKSSVTRPPPSGQSPIRVAHISDTHVDLQYTPGANAQCTKPICCRSFTPEDAPGNASSPCGLWGDHHCDPPLRLEDSMMDAIAALNPTFSIYTGDVPPHDIWLVNQSSVLQSFNSTYSNLGKLGVVYAALGNHDAAPVNLFPSDKVPPSHNPQWAYDALASDWSNLVEGSPSSTTKHGSYSIIHPNSNLRIISYNSVFYYKYNFYAFQEPMEYDPDNQLHWLISELQAAETAGQRVWMIAHIPTGNTDTLHDYSHYLDQIINRYSASIAALFFGHTHTDLFQISYTNYTARTADSATAIGYVTPSMTPDSGAPAFRIYDIDPVTFAVLDYTVYTADINSTDSPNTPPKWVKYYSAKEAYGSLLTPPVTDPNVEMTPSFWHKVTAQMEKDDSVFQAWWSRTTRGYNVTECTGECAKNKICSLRGGDAQFNCEGPGTPFSITKRSDGVNEVHVERPFCEDAVLARIVGGLARKGVDAEKFVREKAKLYEKA from the exons ATGAGACCAGCTTTCTTCCTTGCGGCCCTGGCCTCCCTGGCTAGTACTCATGCTAATCCTGAGGCCGACTTGGCTGGCTCGATCTGGGATGATTTCAAAGGAGCAGTCACCTGTGCTGGCTGTGAG atcgaggatgacgatgtcTGTGAGGGCgcaatcaaagaagaaggcgcgGCCGTGTATTACGCCCTGAAGAATCTGAAGGTCGGCTCGCATACATCCAAAACCTTCTGCTCAAGTATTGCCGGCCTGTGCGATTACCCTGACGTTCGGCCATACAACCTCACATTCCCCGTAGCCAAGTCCTCGGTCACTCGTCCACCCCCGAGTGGCCAGTCTCCGATCCGTGTCGCACACATTAGTGACACGCACGTTGATTTGCAGTACACCCCCGGAGCCAATGCACAATGCACCAAGCCTATTTGCTGTCGTAGTTTCACCCCGGAAGACGCCCCCGGTAACGCCTCAAGCCCCTGCGGGCTCTGGGGTGACCATCACTGTGATCCTCCACTTCGTCTCGAGGACTCCATGATGGACGCTATCGCGGCCCTCAATCCAACGTTCTCCATCTATACGGGTGACGTTCCCCCACACGACATCTGGCTTGTGAACCAGAGCTCAGTCCTGCAGAGCTTCAACTCCACCTACTCCAACCTGGGGAAACTGGGCGTCGTCTACGCGGCCTTGGGAAATCACGACGCAGCCCCAGTCAACCTCTTCCCTTCGGACAAAGTCCCGCCCTCTCACAACCCCCAATGGGCCTACGATGCCCTGGCCAGCGACTGGTCCAACCTCGTCGAGGGTTCACCTAGCTCAACTACCAAACACGGTTCCTACTCCATCATCCACCCCAATTCCAACCTCCGCATCATCTCCTACAACAGCGTCTTCTACTACAAATACAACTTCTACGCATTCCAGGAACCAATGGAATACGACCCGGACAACCAACTCCACTGGCTCATCTCCGAGCTGCAAGCCGCCGAGACCGCCGGCCAGCGCGTCTGGATGATCGCTCACATCCCCACCGGCAACACCGACACCCTGCACGACTACTCACACTACCTCGATCAGATCATCAACCGCTACAGCGCCAGCATCGCcgccctcttcttcggccaCACTCACACTGACCTCTTCCAAATTTCGTACACCAACTACACCGCCCGCACCGCCGACTCTGCCACCGCAATCGGCTACGTCACCCCATCCATGACCCCGGACTCGGGCGCCCCAGCCTTCCGCATCTACGACATTGACCCCGTCACCTTCGCTGTGCTCGACTACACTGTCTACACGGCCGACATCAACAGCACCGATTCCCCCAACACCCCACCTAAATGGGTCAAATACTACTCCGCCAAAGAAGCCTACGGCTCCCTTCTGACCCCACCCGTCACCGACCCCAATGTTGAAATGACCCCCTCCTTCTGGCACAAGGTCACAGCCCaaatggagaaggatgactCCGTCTTCCAGGCGTGGTGGTCGCGCACCACGAGAGGTTACAATGTCACGGAGTGCACGGGGGAGTGTGCAAAGAATAAGATTTGCTCCCTGCGCGGCGGAGACGCACAGTTCAACTGCGAGGGTCCGGGGACGCCGTTTAGTATTACGAAGCGGAGTGATGGTGTAAACGAGGTGCATGTGGAGAGGCCCTTCTGTGAGGATGCAGTGTTGGCGAGGATTGTCGGGGGGTTGGCGCGGAAGGGTGTCGATGCGGAAAAGTTTGTTCGGGAGAAGGCGAAGCTTTATGAGAAGGCTTAA